A single region of the Accipiter gentilis chromosome 6, bAccGen1.1, whole genome shotgun sequence genome encodes:
- the WDR33 gene encoding pre-mRNA 3' end processing protein WDR33 isoform X8, with amino-acid sequence MATEIGSPPRFFHMPRFQHQAPRQLFYKRPDFAQQQAMQQLTFDGKRMRKAVNRKTIDYNPSVIKYLENRVWQRDQRDMRAIQPDAGYYNDLVPPIGMLNNPMNAVTTKFVRTSTNKVKCPVFVVRWTPEGRRLVTGASSGEFTLWNGLTFNFETILQAHDSPVRAMTWSHNDMWMLTADHGGYVKYWQSNMNNVKMFQAHKEAIREASFSPTDNKFATCSDDGTVRIWDFLRCHEERILRGGRKED; translated from the exons ATGGCCACAGAAATTGGCTCCCCACCTCGATTTTTCCATATGCCGAGGTTCCAGCACCAGGCGCCTCGGCAGTTGTTCTACAAAAGACCTGATTTTGCACAGCAGCAAGCAATGCAACAGCTTACCTTTGATGGAAAGCGGATGAGAAAAGCTGTGAACCGAAAAACCATAGACTACAATCCCTCTGTAATTAAATATTTGGAG aatAGAGTATGGCAGAGAGACCAGCGAGATATGCGAGCAATCCAGCCTGATGCAGGATATTATAATGAC tTGGTTCCTCCTATTGGAATGCTGAACAACCCTATGAATGCTGTAACAACAAAATTTGTTCGGACATCTACTAATAAAGTAAAATGCCCAGTGTTTGTTGTCAGG tggaCTCCTGAGGGGAGACGCTTAGTCACTGGTGCATCTAGTGGAGAGTTCACTTTATGGAATGGACTGACTTTCAATTTTGAAACGATATTGCAG GCTCACGACAGCCCTGTAAGGGCTATGACTTGGTCACACAATGATATGTGGATGCTGACAGCAGACCACGGGGGATATGTGAAATACTGGCAGTCCAACATGAACAACGTCAAGATGTTCCAGGCACATAAGGAGGCGATTAGAGAGGCCAG TTTCTCACCCACGGATAATAAATTTGCTACATGCTCTGACGACGGCACTGTTAGAATCTGGGACTTTCTACGTTGCCATGAGGAGAGAATTCTTCGAG
- the WDR33 gene encoding pre-mRNA 3' end processing protein WDR33 isoform X5 translates to MATEIGSPPRFFHMPRFQHQAPRQLFYKRPDFAQQQAMQQLTFDGKRMRKAVNRKTIDYNPSVIKYLENRVWQRDQRDMRAIQPDAGYYNDLVPPIGMLNNPMNAVTTKFVRTSTNKVKCPVFVVRWTPEGRRLVTGASSGEFTLWNGLTFNFETILQAHDSPVRAMTWSHNDMWMLTADHGGYVKYWQSNMNNVKMFQAHKEAIREASFSPTDNKFATCSDDGTVRIWDFLRCHEERILRADPILLYFSVCVKI, encoded by the exons ATGGCCACAGAAATTGGCTCCCCACCTCGATTTTTCCATATGCCGAGGTTCCAGCACCAGGCGCCTCGGCAGTTGTTCTACAAAAGACCTGATTTTGCACAGCAGCAAGCAATGCAACAGCTTACCTTTGATGGAAAGCGGATGAGAAAAGCTGTGAACCGAAAAACCATAGACTACAATCCCTCTGTAATTAAATATTTGGAG aatAGAGTATGGCAGAGAGACCAGCGAGATATGCGAGCAATCCAGCCTGATGCAGGATATTATAATGAC tTGGTTCCTCCTATTGGAATGCTGAACAACCCTATGAATGCTGTAACAACAAAATTTGTTCGGACATCTACTAATAAAGTAAAATGCCCAGTGTTTGTTGTCAGG tggaCTCCTGAGGGGAGACGCTTAGTCACTGGTGCATCTAGTGGAGAGTTCACTTTATGGAATGGACTGACTTTCAATTTTGAAACGATATTGCAG GCTCACGACAGCCCTGTAAGGGCTATGACTTGGTCACACAATGATATGTGGATGCTGACAGCAGACCACGGGGGATATGTGAAATACTGGCAGTCCAACATGAACAACGTCAAGATGTTCCAGGCACATAAGGAGGCGATTAGAGAGGCCAG TTTCTCACCCACGGATAATAAATTTGCTACATGCTCTGACGACGGCACTGTTAGAATCTGGGACTTTCTACGTTGCCATGAGGAGAGAATTCTTCGAG
- the WDR33 gene encoding pre-mRNA 3' end processing protein WDR33 isoform X6, with the protein MATEIGSPPRFFHMPRFQHQAPRQLFYKRPDFAQQQAMQQLTFDGKRMRKAVNRKTIDYNPSVIKYLENRVWQRDQRDMRAIQPDAGYYNDLVPPIGMLNNPMNAVTTKFVRTSTNKVKCPVFVVRWTPEGRRLVTGASSGEFTLWNGLTFNFETILQAHDSPVRAMTWSHNDMWMLTADHGGYVKYWQSNMNNVKMFQAHKEAIREASFSPTDNKFATCSDDGTVRIWDFLRCHEERILRGFIAQNPW; encoded by the exons ATGGCCACAGAAATTGGCTCCCCACCTCGATTTTTCCATATGCCGAGGTTCCAGCACCAGGCGCCTCGGCAGTTGTTCTACAAAAGACCTGATTTTGCACAGCAGCAAGCAATGCAACAGCTTACCTTTGATGGAAAGCGGATGAGAAAAGCTGTGAACCGAAAAACCATAGACTACAATCCCTCTGTAATTAAATATTTGGAG aatAGAGTATGGCAGAGAGACCAGCGAGATATGCGAGCAATCCAGCCTGATGCAGGATATTATAATGAC tTGGTTCCTCCTATTGGAATGCTGAACAACCCTATGAATGCTGTAACAACAAAATTTGTTCGGACATCTACTAATAAAGTAAAATGCCCAGTGTTTGTTGTCAGG tggaCTCCTGAGGGGAGACGCTTAGTCACTGGTGCATCTAGTGGAGAGTTCACTTTATGGAATGGACTGACTTTCAATTTTGAAACGATATTGCAG GCTCACGACAGCCCTGTAAGGGCTATGACTTGGTCACACAATGATATGTGGATGCTGACAGCAGACCACGGGGGATATGTGAAATACTGGCAGTCCAACATGAACAACGTCAAGATGTTCCAGGCACATAAGGAGGCGATTAGAGAGGCCAG TTTCTCACCCACGGATAATAAATTTGCTACATGCTCTGACGACGGCACTGTTAGAATCTGGGACTTTCTACGTTGCCATGAGGAGAGAATTCTTCGAG
- the WDR33 gene encoding pre-mRNA 3' end processing protein WDR33 isoform X4, which yields MATEIGSPPRFFHMPRFQHQAPRQLFYKRPDFAQQQAMQQLTFDGKRMRKAVNRKTIDYNPSVIKYLENRVWQRDQRDMRAIQPDAGYYNDLVPPIGMLNNPMNAVTTKFVRTSTNKVKCPVFVVRWTPEGRRLVTGASSGEFTLWNGLTFNFETILQAHDSPVRAMTWSHNDMWMLTADHGGYVKYWQSNMNNVKMFQAHKEAIREASFSPTDNKFATCSDDGTVRIWDFLRCHEERILRAMHFSFGSCSSFYLQFTEEFKHSL from the exons ATGGCCACAGAAATTGGCTCCCCACCTCGATTTTTCCATATGCCGAGGTTCCAGCACCAGGCGCCTCGGCAGTTGTTCTACAAAAGACCTGATTTTGCACAGCAGCAAGCAATGCAACAGCTTACCTTTGATGGAAAGCGGATGAGAAAAGCTGTGAACCGAAAAACCATAGACTACAATCCCTCTGTAATTAAATATTTGGAG aatAGAGTATGGCAGAGAGACCAGCGAGATATGCGAGCAATCCAGCCTGATGCAGGATATTATAATGAC tTGGTTCCTCCTATTGGAATGCTGAACAACCCTATGAATGCTGTAACAACAAAATTTGTTCGGACATCTACTAATAAAGTAAAATGCCCAGTGTTTGTTGTCAGG tggaCTCCTGAGGGGAGACGCTTAGTCACTGGTGCATCTAGTGGAGAGTTCACTTTATGGAATGGACTGACTTTCAATTTTGAAACGATATTGCAG GCTCACGACAGCCCTGTAAGGGCTATGACTTGGTCACACAATGATATGTGGATGCTGACAGCAGACCACGGGGGATATGTGAAATACTGGCAGTCCAACATGAACAACGTCAAGATGTTCCAGGCACATAAGGAGGCGATTAGAGAGGCCAG TTTCTCACCCACGGATAATAAATTTGCTACATGCTCTGACGACGGCACTGTTAGAATCTGGGACTTTCTACGTTGCCATGAGGAGAGAATTCTTCGAG
- the WDR33 gene encoding pre-mRNA 3' end processing protein WDR33 isoform X7: protein MATEIGSPPRFFHMPRFQHQAPRQLFYKRPDFAQQQAMQQLTFDGKRMRKAVNRKTIDYNPSVIKYLENRVWQRDQRDMRAIQPDAGYYNDLVPPIGMLNNPMNAVTTKFVRTSTNKVKCPVFVVRWTPEGRRLVTGASSGEFTLWNGLTFNFETILQAHDSPVRAMTWSHNDMWMLTADHGGYVKYWQSNMNNVKMFQAHKEAIREASFSPTDNKFATCSDDGTVRIWDFLRCHEERILREDVKDT, encoded by the exons ATGGCCACAGAAATTGGCTCCCCACCTCGATTTTTCCATATGCCGAGGTTCCAGCACCAGGCGCCTCGGCAGTTGTTCTACAAAAGACCTGATTTTGCACAGCAGCAAGCAATGCAACAGCTTACCTTTGATGGAAAGCGGATGAGAAAAGCTGTGAACCGAAAAACCATAGACTACAATCCCTCTGTAATTAAATATTTGGAG aatAGAGTATGGCAGAGAGACCAGCGAGATATGCGAGCAATCCAGCCTGATGCAGGATATTATAATGAC tTGGTTCCTCCTATTGGAATGCTGAACAACCCTATGAATGCTGTAACAACAAAATTTGTTCGGACATCTACTAATAAAGTAAAATGCCCAGTGTTTGTTGTCAGG tggaCTCCTGAGGGGAGACGCTTAGTCACTGGTGCATCTAGTGGAGAGTTCACTTTATGGAATGGACTGACTTTCAATTTTGAAACGATATTGCAG GCTCACGACAGCCCTGTAAGGGCTATGACTTGGTCACACAATGATATGTGGATGCTGACAGCAGACCACGGGGGATATGTGAAATACTGGCAGTCCAACATGAACAACGTCAAGATGTTCCAGGCACATAAGGAGGCGATTAGAGAGGCCAG TTTCTCACCCACGGATAATAAATTTGCTACATGCTCTGACGACGGCACTGTTAGAATCTGGGACTTTCTACGTTGCCATGAGGAGAGAATTCTTCGAG AAGATGTCAAAGATACATAA